The genome window tcatcgtctgaAGCGTCAACGACATTTCGTCGGCGGCGCTTCGCGGGCGGAGCCATCAGCGCAGAGGGTGCATTTGCAGCAACAGCATAACGTTCTGAATGGGTACGCGATCGAGTTGGGGGGCGCTTGTCGGAGATTTTCGCATGCCGTGgggagatggtgatgatgctgttgactATCTGATAGCTTTGATGGAGCGTTATCGTGAATTGAGACCCGCAGTACAGTGTATGGCCCACGGAAGCACGTTACAGTACATTTAACCCCCTGCTTAAATAGACTCCCAAATCGAGGATTTGTTTTAACAGACGAATCACTAGCCACAGCATATTCTTGATGGGACAGTTTCATAAGCTCGTTTTCGCATTGCACCGTAGTGGTCATTTCGCAATGCTATCAATCTGAAGGTGATTTTACAAGAAAGTATATAACTGATCCGTATCCAGGGTGCGCTGTTGCATCGTTTTCCCAGACTCCTATTTCAGGCAATTCATATCCTTATACTACACGCTTCCCATCTCAGTATGTCCACCCCTTGAAGTTGTCGACGAAAGTCAGGGCTGCCAGAAGGTATCGATCGTGAACGTCGCCCCATGTCTTTGAAGCCTCCTTCAACACCCGGATTGCTTTCACAGGGTTAGTGGACGGGGATGTAGCAACTGGAGAAATGGCCTTACCTTTGACGTAATGAGCATCTGTAGCCCAGTCAGAGTTCACTGCCTTGTCCTCAACGTAATTCCAGCCTCGTTGTTTGGTGTCGCTGTCCACGTTATCCGGATCTGGGAGTGGCCGGCGTTTCACGATAAAGATGCCCAAGGCCAGAAGCCACCATTGCCGGACAAGAGGAATGTGATATTTCTCGGGaatgaaaggaagaagaactCGGACGGCATGACTGGTTGTTAGTATATGCACGAGCATGAAGTTGAATGCATGGGTGCCTGGCTTGACTGTGGCAACTAGCaaagcagctgcagcttcttGGGACAGTTCGAACTGCTTCACAGGATCCGTGATTTCCCATGCGTTCCAGTACTCCAGGATGATATCCTCATACTTGCTGAAGAGCTCTTCCAGGTCATACCGGTCGGATCTGACGTCATCAAATCGATCGTCCTTCGATAGTTTGGTGAGAAGATCCATTGGGGAGGCCGAGGTGAAAGGCGCCTTTCTGGTGTACGACTTGTTGTCGAGGTACTTATGGAGAAAGTCATGCTGAACACAGGCAAGTCCAAGGGCTTCCATGGCAAGTTCCTTACAATCCATCTCAAAGGCATAGCCTAGATGGATCAACGGGTGTCCGACTGTGAGTGTTAGCAACGGCATGTTTTATTCATGTGGAATTGTAGACATACGACCGCCGATCAGACCATTGATGAGAGGCTCATCGCCAGTGAACAGGTAATGTTCCATTTCTTGGTGCCAGTCATAATGGAATCGCATAACGAGCTTGTCTTCAAAGAAGTCCACAAAAGCCCGCTGGTACCTCGCATCGCCCCGAAGCTCTTGCCAGTCATCGTCTCCGATCTCAGCGGGCGACGGTACCCATGCCTCCAGCTCGCGGATTTCACTGTCGTAGATGTCATTTAGTTGAGGAACACTTGCTCCCAAGAGGTATGCTGAGCTGAGGATGTGAGCATTGTGATTATCGTATTGAAGGTTGTTGTAGACGATTGAGTAGTTAGCATGATTTGCTTTTAAGAGGTGCTTCAGACATCTTGCCCGTTTGCTCGGGTCTGTCTCAATGTGATGAATCTCAACCGAGgggatgttgatggcttgaCGGTTACCATCAAGTCCCAGTAGTTTATTAACCACAGGAACTTGAGCAAGAATCCCGGACATTGTAGGACCGCAATATGAGGAGATGTTGACTGATTTCAGGTTATTATGATGAGAGATTGTCAAAGGCTCATGACGTTGAATCGAACAATGAAATCAATCTTCCGTTGGGGCTTCCAGCGGGCACTAATAAATCATAGCGGGGCAAACCTTTTCTTTGGGGGCAGGGGGGACACTGTAACACAGAGGTTCCCCAATGACGCGTGCACGGGCCACACAATTATCAATCTTCAAGTTGCGCGTCTCGTTCCAGAATCTTTAAACCAAGCAAGCCACTCACTTCAACAAGATTTCTTGAGGATGACTTCTCAAACTTCCACGATATATGCAGAACTTCTGTCGAATATCAGACAAATTTCTGTTACTGTATCGCTATTAACATCAGTCGATTCTTCAACAAAAGCAGAAATCTCACCGGATGGCCGGCAACTCAGCGTAACACACCACGGCCACACAGAGCACGTCACTTTGCCGGCACAAACATCTGCCATAGGCTCATTACCCGTAGCCCAGATTGGTCGTTCAAGTCTATCATGGAGGCTTCCAGTCTCACCAACAGAAGCGAGGCCCTCTCGTTTCTCTTTAGAAAGCCAAGCGTTGCCATGGACATCAGTCGATATCACAACTGGATCATCGGTAGCCTGCCGCAGCTGTGGAAGCGAGTTCGTCGCGCAAAGTATCATCAATACATGGAAAGACTTGCCGAGTGAGAACTGGGCGGAAATGATGGAATTTTGGCATTGCCATAAACCTCATGACCATGACCACCAGGATCCTGAGTCTTTGGCCACCAAAGGCTACGGTGCCAATCATGCTATATCCGCCCAACAGGGAGTTGGCTTTGTCGACCTGACATCATTCCTATTCTCGGAGTCCGACTGCCGAGGCCTGCAAGTAAGTATCAATCCTGCAGCACTGATTTGTCCTTGACTACGCTTGGCCAAACCTCAAGCAATCAATCTACGGGGAGAAAGAAGATGTCCATGTCGGTATCCCAAACCTTTCAGTGATCTGGCCATCGATACAACTCCCCAATATGAATGCACTTGTCGTCCCCACCCCGATGGGCAGCCAGCTTTCTGGAAACCTTCTTCACAGAGCGGGATCCTAAGGTAATCTGAAGACGCGGCCTCTCTTTTTCATCTAACCTCCCATAGATATGGGTGTTTAGAGATTACCGAGAGGCATATTGCTCAAGAAGTTGCATGAAGTTTTTGATCATTGGCAGTTTACTTACACACTACAGTATTCTTCCTCAACACCGGATGCTGGGTTCGATCTATCTTCGTTGGCGCTCAATGACGACGAGAGCAGGAAGTTTTTACACATATTTTGCCGGGAATGCACGACAGAAGTAGGCTTGTACAATATCGCGGCATTGTCTGTCACACTGTTCAAATGGAAAATCACTTGCCAAACCAAGACCGCAGATCCTAGCCCAAGCAGTTCCGAGTGTCTTGCAGCAACTCTGCTGGCTACGATTTCGAGGTCGGGGTCATCCAAGTCTATTATCACGCCGCATACTTCTGAGATTGCAAAATCCGAAGCAGTTTCTCATAAGTACCTTCATCTCTGGGTGTTGAACCCCAATGTCGTATATACAGCGTCCTCTACCGCTGACCGCAAGACGGCGATAAAGATACTCTACAAGCATATCGATCCAGTAGAGAGTGAGAAGCTTATCACGTCCATGACCTCAGATGTCCAGGAGATAAGTCTGCCCGAGGAGGCTATCAAAGCAGCAGATAATTGCTTGTTATGGAGCAGTGAATTACTACCCGTTCAAGAAAGGACTTTCAAGGAGTGGCAAGTGGGACTGCTTGAGAGATGGGAACCTGCGTCTTGATGATAGATAATCAATATATCTTGACTTTGAATATCAAATCTCATGGTTTCATTAGAATAAAGTTCTTAAAACCCATCCGTCATTTAGGTATTAGGTAGATTGGCAGATATCATCGAGCCCCGTTGCCAGACGTTGGTGTATAATCTTTTACAGTGTGTAAAACTGTAAGAGCTACCGTAAAATGGCCGAAAACACTGTGCGATGAAGCTGTCCATACTGTAGGTTTCGCCCACCCTGTAGGCAGCCACCtgttttctcttcctctgaCCAAACATCCCCCTCGCATGGGCCAAAACCAAGTGAGATCTCATATCAGATTTTCGATAAACCCTAATGAGTACATGGGCTTGCCACTGCGGACTTCACTTTGTGATGAGAATTAATGTTCGCCCTTCTTGAACTAGCGTCTGCTCATGCCTCGTAGCAGCCTTACTCAGATCACGATGCCACCAAAAATAACAGCTTTCATACCCACTGGGTGTATACCGATCAAGAGAACGGAAATCAAACTAGATTCGGAATGGTTCTTAGATGAACTTCGGGAATGGAGAACCTTCGGCTCGTTATCAAAAGAAACCGGCGAAACAGACTCAGAAGATGACGAACCCTTCCTCCCAGATAACCTGGAAATTGCTTTGACTCGTATAGGGACACTCCGATCATGTATCAAACTTTTCCGGGCATCCTGGGCAAAACTTCAATTCAGCATTCAGAACAACGATTCCGATAATGGCCTTCTTAGGGTCTATCTTCTGCCCGATGATGTCCTCCGTAGCATGGTGGACCGCTCCAACCAGTCTCTATTGAAGGCAAGAAACGCTGTCCTTGGACAATTGAACTACTCACAGGAAGCCTGGGCTGGAAATCCAAACGCAATATGGTTGGATAAGCCACTCCTCCACGAAGCTATTGTCCAGAACGAACATCTAAACGAAGGCATGTCTCTGTTGCAACTTTTCAACAAAATCCCATCACCTACGCCTAGAATCAGCAGCATCGAGGAAACTTACTCAAAGTCTGCCATGTGCGATATTTTGGATGGCCAAGTTCCAGGACTGAAGTCGGAGCTGTATCCGTATCAGCGAAGGTCGTCGGCCATGATGCTACAAAAAGAGGTTCAACCCGAGCAAGTGCTTGACCCGCGTCTACTTCACGtcaaagaccaagaaggaggatcaTGGTACATTGATACTGTGGCTGGTACAGTGCTCAGGGAGCCACGACACTATGATGGGGTCTCTGGCGGCATCCTTGCTGAAGAGATGGGCGCTGGAAAGACTATCATCTGTCTCGCGCTCATTCTTGCAACAAAAGGACTGCCCACTCAACCGCCCGAGTATGTTTGTGCTGAGAAAGCCCCAATCAGGAAGCGTCTGGCTCCTTTGGCTGAAATGGCTGCGTCTTGTGCCACAAGGAATGCAGTCCCCTGGCGTCCCTATTTCGACCTTTACAAGATAAAGCTAGGGGACGAGTATGAGAGATGCATTGCAGCACTAGAAAGAAACCCAGGGTACTACTTTATCCAGTCATCTGAACAGCGACGAACTACGAGATTCTGTACCGGAATTCAGTCAAAAAAGAAGCGGCTCTACCTTAGTAATGGGAGTATTGTGGTTGTGCCCCCTAACTTATTGGTGCAGTGGAAGCAGGAGATCAGCAAGCATACCGATGGCCTGGAGGTTCTCGTTGTGACGCGAGATCAGCCACTACCGAAACCAGAAGACTTATCGAAATTCgatctcatcctcttcaCTCAGACAAGGTTGGAAAACCTACTTCGACAAGAGGGTGGACTTGAACAATCTCCACTGTCCAAGGTCCATTTCAAGCGATGCATTGTCGATGAAGGACACAAGCTCGGGCATTCGAGGATGAGTAGCAAGAGCAATATGCTTCTCGTTCTGGATGCTTTGCATTTCTCTGCGCGATGGATTGTGACAGGGACTCCATCTCAAGGCTTGTATGGAGTCGACATGCAAACAAAAACACCGCAATCTGTAGCACAACCTGAAGAGGGTGGTTCAGTGGCGACTTGCAACACATCCAGAAACTCTATTCTGGAAATGGAGAGAAGGGATCTGGAAAGGATTGGTACTATGGCAGCGCTCTATCTGAGAGCACGGCCATGGGCGAACACAACCCTGGACGTTGGTGACACTATGGCGGACTGGGCTACTTACTTGCTACTTCCGAAACACAAAAAGAATAGTGGAGGCCGCTGGGACTGCTTGAGAGCAACTCTCaactctctcatcatcaggCATCAGATCGCAGAGGTCAATAGTCTCTTCCCACCTGTCAACGAGAAGCTCGTTGTATTGGAAGGTTCGTACCAGGACCAGATGTCGCTCAAcatcttctccatgatgatcatcttcaactcagTCCAATCCCAGCGAACCGATATGGATTACTTTTTTCACAACAAACAGCGAaaggctcttcttcagattGTCCACAACTTGAAGCAGGCGAGCTTCTTTGGAGGATCGTTCTATTCTCAGCAAGATATTGAAAAAGCTGTCGAGACCGCTGAAGATTTCCTTGCCGAGAAAAAAGTACCCACCAGtgaccaagatcgagaacTCCTTGAGCAAGCGATTGAGTTTGGGCATGTTGTTTCAACCAATAAGGTCAAGGCTCTTAGCAATACGTTTCACGAGATGCCGCTCAGCGTCCACGGTTTACCGCACAATGTCAGCGCATCTTGGTCACTCGACCAAGAAGCTGGGGACCACATATGCAGCTCGTCAACCATGTTGGTGACACTCCAGAAACTCATCTATAAATCAGCATCAAAACCCGAGGAGCTGAATTCTCTATTGAATGGCCGATTGATTCAAGAAGGTGTCGATTCAAGAATGCGCATGCTCACATCAGATGAGACAACAAACAGCTCCCAAACCTTGGCCGGTAATACGAAACTGGGAGATGACAAACACCGAATCACTAATTCTCATGGCATTAGTGATGTGAAAGCGGAAGTCGAAGCTACCGCTGATGGTGCACTTGGGCCGTTGGAAACAGTTCAGATCACATCCACAGTATCAGCCAAACTTTCATACCTGATTGATAGCGTTCTCAGGTATCAGGAAAATGAGAAGATACTTATCTTCTATGAAAATGACAATATCGCATGGTATCTAGCCGGTGTGCTGGAAGTTGTAAGGAAGGATATGCCTATTATCAAACCCAATACTAACTTCAAACAGCTCCAAGTACAACATCTAATCTATGCCAAAGGACTGACCGTTCAGAGAAGATCACAATACGTCAACACTTTCAATCACAATGATGATTTCAGGTGAGTTTCTGAACCGCTCTTGATGCCATGGGCTAACAAGGACGAAGAGTTCTCCTTATGGACATCTCACAGGCAGCTTTCGGCCTAGATATGAGAGTTGCGTCACGGATCTACTTTATCAGCCCAGTCCTAAACCCTCAAGTTGAAGCGCAGGCAATTGGCCGTGCGCGAAGGATCAGCCAGCAAAAACCAGTCTTTGTCGAGACTCTAATACTGAAAAATAGTATAGACGAGGTTATCTTAGAACGGAAAGAACACATGACGCAGGCTGAACACCGCCGAGTTCAATCCATTCTAGATGATGGCCCAATTTACGAATGGGTCAAGAATGCCCGGATCACGCCATTGCCGGGAGGCGAGTTCAGTAAAGAGGACCAGATGTCACCTCTGGATACACCGCAATACGTGTTCAGACGAGGATTTGGGAGGACTATACACCCTGATGAAGGCTTGGTACTGGACGAGACTCCAAGGTCTGATGGGAGAGTGCTGAGGCCTCTCGAGATGGCGAATGAGAAGAAACGAACAACACAGTTTGATGCAACCACAGTTTTTCAAGATCAGAGTCAACACATAGACTCGTCATCCAACACAAGCGATCTTGCCGCGCGGCCATCGAAGAGAGTGCGGTTCGGGTGAAGGG of Fusarium oxysporum Fo47 chromosome I, complete sequence contains these proteins:
- a CDS encoding P-loop containing nucleoside triphosphate hydrolase protein; the protein is MPPKITAFIPTGCIPIKRTEIKLDSEWFLDELREWRTFGSLSKETGETDSEDDEPFLPDNLEIALTRIGTLRSCIKLFRASWAKLQFSIQNNDSDNGLLRVYLLPDDVLRSMVDRSNQSLLKARNAVLGQLNYSQEAWAGNPNAIWLDKPLLHEAIVQNEHLNEGMSLLQLFNKIPSPTPRISSIEETYSKSAMCDILDGQVPGLKSELYPYQRRSSAMMLQKEVQPEQVLDPRLLHVKDQEGGSWYIDTVAGTVLREPRHYDGVSGGILAEEMGAGKTIICLALILATKGLPTQPPEYVCAEKAPIRKRLAPLAEMAASCATRNAVPWRPYFDLYKIKLGDEYERCIAALERNPGYYFIQSSEQRRTTRFCTGIQSKKKRLYLSNGSIVVVPPNLLVQWKQEISKHTDGLEVLVVTRDQPLPKPEDLSKFDLILFTQTRLENLLRQEGGLEQSPLSKVHFKRCIVDEGHKLGHSRMSSKSNMLLVLDALHFSARWIVTGTPSQGLYGVDMQTKTPQSVAQPEEGGSVATCNTSRNSILEMERRDLERIGTMAALYLRARPWANTTLDVGDTMADWATYLLLPKHKKNSGGRWDCLRATLNSLIIRHQIAEVNSLFPPVNEKLVVLEGSYQDQMSLNIFSMMIIFNSVQSQRTDMDYFFHNKQRKALLQIVHNLKQASFFGGSFYSQQDIEKAVETAEDFLAEKKVPTSDQDRELLEQAIEFGHVVSTNKVKALSNTFHEMPLSVHGLPHNVSASWSLDQEAGDHICSSSTMLVTLQKLIYKSASKPEELNSLLNGRLIQEGVDSRMRMLTSDETTNSSQTLAGNTKLGDDKHRITNSHGISDVKAEVEATADGALGPLETVQITSTVSAKLSYLIDSVLRYQENEKILIFYENDNIAWYLAGVLEVLQVQHLIYAKGLTVQRRSQYVNTFNHNDDFRVLLMDISQAAFGLDMRVASRIYFISPVLNPQVEAQAIGRARRISQQKPVFVETLILKNSIDEVILERKEHMTQAEHRRVQSILDDGPIYEWVKNARITPLPGGEFSKEDQMSPLDTPQYVFRRGFGRTIHPDEGLVLDETPRSDGRVLRPLEMANEKKRTTQFDATTVFQDQSQHIDSSSNTSDLAARPSKRVRFG
- a CDS encoding uncharacterized protein (of unknown function-domain containing protein); protein product: MSGILAQVPVVNKLLGLDGNRQAINIPSVEIHHIETDPSKRARCLKHLLKANHANYSIVYNNLQYDNHNAHILSSAYLLGASVPQLNDIYDSEIRELEAWVPSPAEIGDDDWQELRGDARYQRAFVDFFEDKLVMRFHYDWHQEMEHYLFTGDEPLINGLIGGLGHPLIHLGYAFEMDCKELAMEALGLACVQHDFLHKYLDNKSYTRKAPFTSASPMDLLTKLSKDDRFDDVRSDRYDLEELFSKYEDIILEYWNAWEITDPVKQFELSQEAAAALLVATVKPGTHAFNFMLVHILTTSHAVRVLLPFIPEKYHIPLVRQWWLLALGIFIVKRRPLPDPDNVDSDTKQRGWNYVEDKAVNSDWATDAHYVKGKAISPVATSPSTNPVKAIRVLKEASKTWGDVHDRYLLAALTFVDNFKGWTY
- a CDS encoding HECT-like ubiquitin-conjugating enzyme-binding-domain-containing protein codes for the protein MEASSLTNRSEALSFLFRKPSVAMDISRYHNWIIGSLPQLWKRDPESLATKGYGANHAISAQQGVGFVDLTSFLFSESDCRGLQYSSSTPDAGFDLSSLALNDDESRKFLHIFCRECTTEVGLYNIAALSVTLFKWKITCQTKTADPSPSSSECLAATLLATISRSGSSKSIITPHTSEIAKSEAVSHKYLHLWVLNPNVVYTASSTADRKTAIKILYKHIDPVESEKLITSMTSDVQEISLPEEAIKAADNCLLWSSELLPVQERTFKEWQVGLLERWEPAS